CGGTCATCTCCGATTTTCGGCCTCCTGACTTGGCGGCAGGCGGGCAGGCCGCGCCGCTGGTGCCGTTCGCCGACCGGATCATCTACGCCGAAGCGGGCGTGCGGCGGGCGGTTCACAATCTCGGCGGCATCAGCAACCTGACTTACTTGCCGGGGTTAGACGAAGCAGGCGTACTGGCCTTCGACACCGGCCCCGCCAACGCGCTGATCGATGAGGCTGCCGAGCTGGTCGGCAAACGTTTTGACGAAGGCGGGCGGCTTGGGGCGGGCGGTCACGTGGCCGAGAGTCTGGTCAACGCCTGGTTGGATGACCCGTATCTGAACGCCACGCCGCCCAAATCCACCGGCCGCGAGAGATGGAACTTGCAGCAACTCCCCGGCGTGTTTGAACTTGATGCCAAGGACATTGCCGCCACCGTCACGGCGTTCAGCGTCCAGAGTATCGCTCAGGCATACCGCCGTTTCGTGCTGCCGCTGGGCCTAGACGAGATCGTGGTGGCGGGCGGCGGAGCCTTTAACCCCACTTTGATGGCGCAGCTCAGGGCCGCCCTCGCGCCGATTCCGGTTTTGACCTTCGAGGAACGCGGCTGGAATTCTGCCGCCCGCGAAGCCGCCGCCTTTGCCGTGCTGGGCTACTACGCTTATCAAGGCTGGCGCAACACCCTGCCGCACACGACGGGGGCGCGGCACGCCGTGATCGCCGGAAAGTTGTCGCGGCCTTTTGTGGAGTGAGGAGAGAGCAAAGCGAACTTGCCTTGCGCTCTCCTCGCCCATCCATCCAGCCTGACTCACTCCTGACGCCTTCTTAAGCCGCTCTCATTCAGGATTCAGGGCACGTCAGCGGCCAGCTCCTAGGCTGGCAGGATATGAAACGTGCATCACTTTGCTTAGCGGCGGCGCTTGCCTCGGTCTGCTTCAGCAGGGCCTCAGCGGGTCAGCTCTCGCCGGAGCTCCTCGCCAAGCTCAGCGCTCACGAAAATAAACCTGTCAGCGTGATCGTGCGCTTCCGCTTTGACAAGAATGA
The DNA window shown above is from Deinococcus detaillensis and carries:
- a CDS encoding anhydro-N-acetylmuramic acid kinase, which translates into the protein MNTPPDARPPRVLGLMSGTSVDGIDAVLLELSGYPRLGTNIQVPELSGPAPRFEILEHRAVPFADDLRAALLAAGRDETTTSQITQLNFWLGEALADAAADLAVSADLIASHGQTVHHIPYLDASRGWHTRSTLQIGEAAVIVERTGKPVISDFRPPDLAAGGQAAPLVPFADRIIYAEAGVRRAVHNLGGISNLTYLPGLDEAGVLAFDTGPANALIDEAAELVGKRFDEGGRLGAGGHVAESLVNAWLDDPYLNATPPKSTGRERWNLQQLPGVFELDAKDIAATVTAFSVQSIAQAYRRFVLPLGLDEIVVAGGGAFNPTLMAQLRAALAPIPVLTFEERGWNSAAREAAAFAVLGYYAYQGWRNTLPHTTGARHAVIAGKLSRPFVE